From Cecembia calidifontis, one genomic window encodes:
- a CDS encoding HAEPLYID family protein: MKITRIWTVLLLISIGIEAHAQDEIDSLKIERAILDSLFLQEFEEAKPNQKPKVLHAEPLYIDLIRDLGARKGEKEWNIGFGMFDKRDFDKYEALVEYEWAPVDRLGFEIEVPVTLYSTRGSLPSDLERPSNRVESLKMATQWSFLVSEKAKTTLALGYIHEFEFVDLNKLGKGDLFKGNIYNPFFVAAKRWGMNYHTLVYTGPRIEKEFNQRRELTYEIHTNFHYMITGTRNFIGVEINKEIYHGKLETVLRPQMRVGLAENLMIGIVTGIPINRERESLSSFVRIIYEPGFRTFH; the protein is encoded by the coding sequence ATGAAAATAACTAGAATTTGGACAGTTCTCCTCCTTATTTCAATTGGGATCGAGGCACATGCCCAAGATGAGATTGATAGTTTGAAAATAGAAAGGGCAATTTTAGACAGTTTGTTTCTTCAGGAATTTGAGGAAGCGAAACCTAACCAAAAACCAAAAGTCCTACATGCCGAGCCTTTGTACATTGACTTAATCAGGGATCTTGGTGCCAGAAAAGGAGAAAAAGAATGGAATATAGGTTTTGGCATGTTTGACAAAAGGGATTTTGATAAATATGAAGCTTTGGTGGAATATGAATGGGCACCTGTTGACCGGCTTGGTTTTGAGATTGAAGTTCCTGTAACTTTATACAGTACCCGTGGAAGTCTGCCGAGTGATCTTGAAAGACCCTCCAATAGAGTAGAATCCCTCAAAATGGCTACTCAATGGTCTTTCTTGGTATCAGAAAAAGCAAAAACAACCTTGGCCTTGGGTTATATCCACGAATTCGAATTTGTGGACCTGAATAAACTGGGAAAAGGGGATCTTTTTAAAGGAAATATCTATAATCCATTCTTTGTCGCAGCCAAGCGATGGGGTATGAATTACCATACCCTTGTCTATACAGGTCCAAGAATTGAAAAAGAATTTAATCAGCGCAGGGAGTTAACCTATGAAATCCACACCAATTTTCACTATATGATCACGGGAACGAGAAACTTTATCGGTGTAGAAATCAATAAAGAAATCTATCATGGCAAATTGGAAACCGTTCTGAGGCCGCAGATGCGCGTTGGATTGGCTGAAAATCTGATGATAGGAATTGTTACTGGTATCCCAATCAATAGAGAAAGGGAAAGTTTAAGCTCTTTTGTGAGGATCATCTATGAACCTGGATTTAGAACATTCCATTAA